The nucleotide window TCATCCATGGCAATACGCGTACATATCACGGTTGTCCGAGGTACAGCACTATATTCAAGATCAAAAATTAATTCTGCTCGGCAATGCGGGGCCTACCGTCTACCCAACTTCTTCGGTCCGTACGGTTTATATTCCGGCATGGAACTGCAATATCAAGCTGTCACTGAACATGCAGATCACGAACATGATTCGCACCAATAGTGCCGAGCAGATGCGCAGAACACTGGATGCCTCTAAGTACGTCAGCCAGCATGACTGTTTCGGTGCTGAACCGAACACGCATATTGCGTATGAGACAGGCGTAGCGACATGTGCCTTTGATGATGAAGAGTTAACCAGTCTGTTTACGGTAGCTTATCGGCCCATTGAGTTCGACCCTGCGAATACGTATGTCTTATCCAGTCTAGTTGAGGCACCGCTTCCAGGGATGCGATCGCGGCTGATGACGTTGCTGTGCGGTGACCGTGACATAGCTGAGCGCTGGCTGGATCGATATCTGCAATGTTCTCTACTGCCGATTGTACGGGCGGCGGGTGAGAAAGGCATTCATTTTGAAGCTCATTTGCAGAATACCCTTGTGACCTTAAAGGATGGGTTGCCTGTTGATTTTATCGTCCGCGATCTGGAAGGGGTCAGTGTGGATGAGGAACTTATAAGTGAGCAAGAACGTGCAGTGTCCGATTTACTATTTTATTCGCGTGAGAAAGCTTGGGCGCGGACATCGTACTATTTTATCGTTAATCATCTGGGGTCTCTGATTCATGCCATGGCGCGAGATGTGAACGTCCCGGAGGAGCATTTCTGGAAGCAGGTACGTGAAGTACTTGTAGATGAATTGGAACGAACGGGCAATGCATATGTGCGACATCTGCTGACGACGGATGCATTTCTGGCCAAACAAAATTTGGTGAGTTGTCTAAGAGGGATCAGTCAGACCCCGGCTTACGTGCCGGTGAGCAATGTAATGAAACGAATAGGGAGTGAAGTGCGTGGGAGTCGTGGGATACAAGGCTGAAGCAGGCGGCAGGACAGAAGCAGTATACGTGGGTGTACAAGAACGGATCATGCGGCAGACGCTGGAGGCGATGTGGTTTGAAGGCATCTTGGACAGTCATGTAAGTGGGAGCGAGTGGAGAACCAGCGGCCTTACATCTTCCGGCGATTCTGTAGCGTACACGTGTGAAGCGGAGCGAAAGTTTTCATTTGGTCGGGTGAAGGTGAAGAAGGGATCGATTCAGAGGGAAGGCGTTTCCTGCACCGATCTGGATCTGTTTTTGGAGGAAATCGTGCTGAACGCATTAAAGGGTGCAAACGTGACGGCTTTTATCCAGGAACTGCTCGAAACGATGGCAAAGGACAGTCAGTGCCGAGCAATATTACCCTTGAACATTCCGAGTGAAGATCGGCATTATGATGCGCTCGAAAGTCACATGACCGACGGTCATTTGTACCACCCGAGCTATAAGTCGAGACTGGGATTTTCTTTGAAAGACAATCTGGCCTATGGCCCTGAATTTAACTCGGAGGTTGCATTAGTCTGGGTTGCTGTGAAAAAAGAATTGGCTCAGACCGCTGTATCCACGGGGTATACCTCTGAAGAATTGGTGGGGCAGCATCTGACCGCAGAGGACGTAGAGCGATTTCAACAGATCCTACAACAACAAGGTCGTACGGACACGGGCGAGAACGTCAAGGCATATGCGGCGAGTGCAGATCAGCTTGGTAGCAGTGCCGAGGTTGGTGAAATAACAGCTGTTCAAGATAGCTTAATAGGCTCGAGCGTTGGTAGCAAAGACAGCAAGGTGGATGGGGAAATAGGTTCTGACGCGGATGATCGCTATGTGTTCATTCCAGTTCATCCATGGCAATGGGAGCATCAGTTGGAATCGGTATTTGCCCGTCAGCGCATGGATGGGGACATCGTGTATCTTGGTCCATCGTCTTCGCCCTATCGTGCACAGCAATCGATTCGTTCGCTCTCGAACCGGGTAAATCCGGAGGCACCTTACATCAAGCTGGCCCTTAGCATCACCAACACATCGAGCACACGTATTCTGGCACAGCATACGACCCAGAACGCGCCACTGATCAGCGATTGGCTGGATGAACTTGTTCGTGAAGATGAGCTGTTGCAGCAGGCGCAGTTTGCCATTTTAAAAGAAATCATGGGACTGTCGTTCCGTTATGAGCAGTTGCCTGCAACGCAGTATGGACGGGCCTACGGCACACTCGGTGCGATCTGGCGGGAGAATGTATCGGTTCATCTGAAGGAAGGCGAGACGGCGTGGCCGCTGAATGCACTGATGTTGGTGCAGCCGGATGGTGTTCCGTTTATCCAGAATGCTGTAGAACGACATGGTGTGGAAAAGTGGAGCGAGGCCCTTGTTCGCACAGTTACACTGCCGATTATTCATTTGCTCTATGCACACGGGATTGCGCTGGAATCTCATGCTCAGAATATCATTTTGGTGCTGGAAGATGATCTACCGAAACGAATCATTATCAAGGATCTGCATGATGGTGTTCGCTACGTACCGGATCAACTGTTGCACCCGGAACGGGCACCGAAGCTGAACCCCGAGCCAGAAACTCACCGTAAATTCAATCGGTATTCCTTCATCTATGCCGGAGATGTGTCGGAAGTCCGCGATTATACGTATGACGCATTCTTCTTTATCTGTATGACAGATATTGCGTTGGCTTTGGAGAAGTTTGGATTGTCCGAAGAAGCGTTCTGGCAACTGTGCGCAGATGTAATTGTAGATTATCAGAAGCAGCACCCGGAGTATATGGAACGGTTCGTTGCATTTGACCTTTTTGCCGAAGATGCACTGATCGAAGAGATGACGAAGCGCCGTCTGTATGGGGATGGAGAGTTATATTTCCGCAAGGCGAGCAATCCGCTCAAGATATCAAAGGATGCACTTGAATCACAGGGAACACCCGAATTAAAAGGAATCGTCGAATGAGGATTAACACGCTGAAGGAAAAGATTGCACGTAAACAGCCAGTGTATGGCCTTTTTGTATCCATTCCGCATCCGGTCATCATCGAGATGATCGGCCATGCGGAGTATGACTTTGTCATTATTGATCTGGAACATGCCGCAACATCGATGGAATCGGTGGAAGAGTTGGTTCGTGCAGCGGAACTGGTCGGCTTAACCCCGTTGGTTCGGATTTCGAAGGTGGAGCGAGCGGAGATTCTTAAAGTGCTTGACTGTGGCGCACAAGGGATCGTCATTCCGCATGTCGAGCAAGTGGAGCAGGTGGAAGAAGCGGTTCGTCACGCTTACTATCATCCGGTTGGCATGCGGAGCTTGAATAGCGGTCGTCCCGGTGTATTCGGTAAATATCCGCTCACGGGATATATCGAGGAAGCTAATGAACAAGTGATGGTTGTACCGATGATCGAAAGTGCGGAGGGCGTGCGGCAAAGTGCACAGATTCTGTCTCACCCTCAGGTGAACTTTGTATTGGAAGGGGCGGCAGATCTGTCGCAATCCCTCGGCGTGCCATGGCAGACCGAGCACCCAGATGTGAGACGTGCGCTGGATAAATTGCATGCTATCGCGCATCAGTGCGAAGTACCTTATGCTACGGTCACTAGAGGCGTGGATGACATGTCGCTCTGGGCTGAGCGGGGAGTACATATATACGTGCTTGGTGATGATCGGAATACGGCGTTTCGGGCATATGCCCAAAAACGGAATGACTACAGGAATGCGGGTGGGCAGATATGAAACCTAGTGTATGGCATGCGATTGATGAACTGCAATGCGGGACGGAAGACCCGGTATGTGCTTACGTCTATGATCTGGCTGGCATTCAGGAACAGGTACGTCAGATGTTAGACAGCATGCCTGGGAACACACAGTTGTTCTACGCCATTAAGGCGAATCCAGATCCGCGGATCATTGAGGCGTTGCTTCCATTGGTGAAGGGCTTTGAAGTGGCTTCAATTGGAGAGTTGCTCAAGGTTAGAGCTGTAAGCCAAGCAGTTCCGATTCTGTTCGGTGGTCCGGGTAAAAAGGAGAGCGAGCTGAGGCTAGCCATCGAGAATGGCGTGAGTTACATCCATGTGGAAAGTTTGCTGGAGCTGCGGCGCATCATCGCGATTGCGAAAGAGCGAGAGAAGGAGCATGTTCAGGTGGAGGGGAGCAAGCAAAAGCAAGAATGGAACCGGAAATCGGAGCAGGGATATATGCAAGCGTACGGCGAGGAACGGATGCAAGCGCAGGAGGTTCGCATTCTGCTCCGAATAAACCTGCGAAGCAGTACGCTACCTCGGACGAAGATTGTTATGGGCGGTGGGCCGAGTCCTTTTGGAATCGATGAAGAGGCGGTGGAAGAAGCCATCGAACTTATTTGTGTGGAAGGCGCGGGTTTAGTTCGGTTAAGCGGGTTCCACTTTCACTCCTTGTCCAACAATATGGACGCCAGGCTGCATGCCGAGATGATCGAACTGTATTTGCAAAAGGTGGAGCAGTGGCAGCAGCAGTATGATCTTCCTGTGGAAGTGGTGAATGCAGGAGGTGGGTTCGGTGTCACGTATGATGGTAGTCCCGGATTCGACTGGCCCTTGTTCACTTCTCTGCTGGAGCAAAGTGAAGCCAGAGAGCGCCTTGCTTCACGCGGAGGCCAGCTGTATTTTGAATCGGGTCGACTGCTGGTGGCAGACCACGGGTATTACGCCGCAGAGGTTACGGATATCAAAACCTCTCATGATCAGTATTTTGCTGTGTTAAGGGGAGGTACGCACCACAATCGTTTGCCTGCTTCATGGGGACATAACCACCCGTTTCAAATTATGGAGACGGACCGATGGAAGCATTCATTTGACCGACCAGAGGTAGGAAATGGTCGAGTCCATATCGTAGGTGAGCTGTGTACACCGAAGGATCGCATGCATTCCGATGCGGAGATAGCGCTGCTACGGGTAGGAGACATTGTTGTATTTGAAAAGTCTGGAGCTTATTGCTGGACCATTTCGCATCATGATTTTCTGGGGCATCCGCACCCGGCATTCCATTATCTAACGGAGGACAATAATCATGTCAACACTGATGAAGCGTTCCAGTCTGCAAGCCGCTGAACGCGGGATTATGGCTGATCTGATGAATTCATTCTTGTCGGAGCAATTGCTTCCACTGGAAGGGTATTCGTTCATTGATTTTGCCGCGGCCCCTGCACCGTTCCGTCGATTGTACAAGGGATATGACAGCGAAGAGCATAATCAGAATGTAGCTTCTCGCTATAGATTACACACTCAAGGTGTACTGTGTCTGGTTGAAGCAGGGGTGAGACAGGGGACTCAATGGGTTCAGGGTTCACCGATCTATGAGGAGAAAGCAGATGGAATCTGGGTTCTCCTTGATTCTCCGGTAGAGGTTGGACGTGCGGTGTTACAGAAGGTTTTGTCGGATGAGGCTTATACGCAGCCCGGAGTGGCAGAGTTTCTTGCTAGTCTCGACATTGCTGTGGAGCAGTATGCTCTGGGCTGGGAACAAGTCCAGTATCTGTCCGCCAATGTCCCGGCGTCTGCTTATGAGTGGTTTATCAAGGGTGAGCGCGTTGCGGCATTGCGGGATCGTCCATTTCACCCATCGTCCAAAGCCAAGGTGGGATTCAACGCAGAAGATGTAACACGCTATGCAGCGGAATTCGGGAAGGCGATTTCGCTGCGCTGGGTGGCTATACGGCTGGATGCCGTGCAGCAAGGGTGTGAAGATGGGCTGTCCATTTTGGACGTGTTAGACGATGTTCAGCGCGGAGTGGTGGAAGCCGAGTTTGCCCAAAAAGGGATCACGTTGGATGAATATCTGCCGATGCCTGTACATCCGTGGCAATTGCAGCATATGATTCTGCCCCGTTTCACTGGGGAGATCGAAGAAGGCAGCATTGTCGTATTGGACCTAGAAGTGGGCGACGTACAGGCAACATCCTCTCTACGCTCGATGGCTCCGTCAACCGAATCTAATCTGATGCTCAAGCTACCGGTTAGTGTGCTGTCACTGGGGGCTGCTCGCTATCTTCCCGTAGTCAAGCTGCTGAATGGTCTTGCTGGGGAACGGATGCTCCGACAGGCCGTTGCGTGTGACGAGACGTTGAAGGACAAGGTGTTCATGTGCGAAGAGCAGAACTGGTGGGGCTTTATGCCAGAATCCATGGGACTGTTCGATGATCATCCACGCCATCTGGCTGCACAGATTCGTGTGTATCCCGCTGAATTGCTTAATGAAGCCTACAAAGTCATTCCAATGGCTGCACTGGGTGTGAATCTGGAAGGTAACCATCTATTAAAGGACATTCTGGGTGATGATCTGAGCAGCACGAATGTTCTCGACTTTTATGCCAGTATAGCTACGACGTTTTATGATATCGTGATGCGTCTGTTCAAGGTGGGTGTTGTACCTGAGATTCATGGTCAGAACTGTTGTCTGGTGTTACGAGATAATCAGGTAAAAGGTCTCTTGTTCCGCGATCATGATTCCGTGCGTCTGCATCAGCCTTATCTGGACAAGCATGGGATCGCAGACCCTGCTTATCATATTCGCCCAGGCTACTCGAACAGCTTGTATAACGAGACGATTCAGAAGCTGATTTTCTATGTGCAATCTTTGGGGACGCAGGTGAATCTGGCTGCGATCATGGAGGCACTCAGCGAGGTGTATCACATCCCGGAAACGAAGTTATGGGAGATCACGGAGCAGGCTTGGAAGGAAGCGCTGCAACATGTGCAGCTTCCCCAATCCGACCGGGCCGCGCTCGCTCATGCGATATTTGAGAGCGAGGAATGGCCCGTGAAGTTAGTTGTCCGTCCGCTGCTTGAAGCGGATGGGGTGCCTGGCGCGATGCCATCGGGCAAAGGCGTAGGGTGGAACCCTTTTTACAAGGGATAGAGGTTGAGTAGTGTTGGTGTAGGAGTGTATAGAGAAGAAGTGGCGTGCTAAAGGATGGATCTAGAAGGTGACCCGTTTGATGGGTTGCCTTTTTGGCTTGTTATCATTGAGAGTTGAAATGCTTGGAGGGATAAAACGTTCATCATTCTGGCTAAAAAATCTTGTGAAATGGAGGTACAGGAAAGAGACTGATGGTATAATCGGGTTATGTGTTATAGTCATACTTGTGTATTATCGAAAAGGTTTTCGGAAAAAGCGACAGCTACGTTGTAACCGTAATCATAATTTACTTGAAGAAAGTGAGAATCTACCATGAATCAGAAGAGGTTTTTTAATGACGGATGGCAATTTGCGAAAAGCAAGCTGGATGTTACGGAACCTGCGGGTCTGGTGTATGAACCTGTAGAGCTTCCCCATGATTGGCTGATATATAATACGCTCGAACTGTATGAAGACAGCATCGGATGGTACCGCAAGACGTTCCATTATACGAAGGATGAGCGGCAGCTTTTGCTTTGTTTTGATGGCGTATACATGGATTCTTCGGTGTATGTGAATGGGCAGTTGGTTGGAGAGTGGAAGTATGGCTATTCTGCTTTTGAACATGAGATCACGAAAGCACTGGTGGAAGGCGATAATGAGATTATGGTCAAAGTGGTACATCAGAGCCCGAACAGCAGATGGTATTCCGGGGCCGGAATCTATCGCCATGTGTGGCTGAAGACGAGAGATCGTAACCATATCGTCACGGATGGAACGTATGTATCCATCAAGCAGCAGGCGGATGGCTGGCAGGTGGAATTGGATACGGAGCTGAACCTGGAACAGAATCAGCAAGCAGAACTGGTGCATACGATCTTGTATGAAGGTCAAGTGGTGGCATCCAGTCAAGCGAATGTTACGACTTTGGCGAGTGAGAATGCGGTTATATCTGCAGATAGCCAACAGATCATTGTGGAGAATCCAAACTTGTGGAGCCCAGATGCACCGCATCTGTATGAACTGGTGACGGAGCTGCGGTTGACCTCGGATGATCAGGAACAACGGACAGTTGAATCGGTATCACAGCGCATTGGATTCCGGGATATCAAGCTGGATGCCAATGAAGGGTTCCACCTGAACGGGGTCAAGATGAAGCTGAACGGTGTATGTGAACACCATGATCTCGGGGCGCTGGGAGCTGCTTTTAACCTAACGGCACTGCGCAGAAGATTCGTTTTGCTCAAAGAGATGGGCGTTAACGCCATCCGCACCGCGCATAATATGCCTGCCAAAGAGTTCATGGAACTCGCCGATGAGATGGGTATGCTGGTTGTGTCGGAAGCCTTTGATATGTGGGAACGTGCTAAAACCCCATACGACTATGCGAGATTTTTCCCAGAGTGGGTGCATACCGATGTGAAGAGTTGGGTGAAGCGCGACCGTAACCATGCCAGCTTGATCATGTGGAGTATTGGGAACGAAATTTACGATACCCACGCCGATGAACGTGGACAGGAAGTAACCCGAATGCTGATGGATTATGTGCTGGAATTTGATCCAAAAGGCAATGCAGGCGTAACGATTGGTTCGAACTACATGCCTTGGGAAAATGCACAAAAATGTGCGGACATCGTGAAGCTGGCAGGCTACAACTACGCGGAAAAATATTACGACAAACATCATGAAGAGCATCCGGACTGGATCATCTATGGTAGTGAGACTTCTTCCGTAGTACAGAGTCGTGGCATCTATCACTTCCCGTTCGAACAGCCGATTCTGGCAGATGATGACGAGCAGTGCTCGGCTTTGGGTAACAGTACGACGAGCTGGGGCGCGAAGTCGGCGGAATATTGCATTTTGGCAGAACGGGATACACCGTATTCGCTGGGTCAGTTCCTGTGGACCGGATTCGATTATATCGGAGAGCCGACACCGTATCATACGAAGAATTCGTATTTTGGACAGCTGGATACAGCAACGTTCCCGAAAGACTCCTATTACATCTACCAAGCGGCTTGGACGGATTATAAGAAAAGTCCGATGGTTCACCTGTTCCCTTACTGGGATTTCAGCCCGGGTCAGATTATTGATGTACGCGTGTGCAGCAACGCGCCGAAGATTGAGCTGCAACTCAACGGTAAAACCATTGGCACGTACGATATCGATCATGCGAATGGAACACAGCTGTCTGGCTGGTGGAAAGTGCCGTATGAAGAGGGCGAGCTGAAAGCGATCGCTTACGACGAGAACGGTAAGATCATTGCAACCGATGTGCAAAGATCCTATACGGATGCGAAGAGAATCCGTCTGCAAGCGGATCGGGAGCAACTACAAGCGAATGGCACAGACCTCATTTTTGTAGAAATTGATGTAGAAGATGAGGCAGGTAATCCGGTTCACAATGCGAACAACCGCGTGCAAGTTCAGGTGAGTGGTGCAGGTCGATTGCTGGGTCTGGATAATGGGGACAGCACCGACTATGATCCATACAAAGGATTGAGCAGAAGACTGTTCAGCGGCAAACTGATGGCGATCATCGGAGCGACAAATGAAGCTGGAACGGTACGGATTGAAGTTTCTTCCGAAGGGTTGGAAGGGGCTACGGCTGAGTTTGAATCGCAGGTTGTGGATGGGGAACTTGATAGTGAGAAGCAAGTTCAACCTGTCTTCGTGAACAATGAAGAACGTCCAGTGCTTACGGGAAATGCTCAGGAGATTCCTTTGCGGAAAATCGAGATCATCAGTACTGCAGGACAGTTGCTCGATCCGTCCAACCCGGAGCTGGTCGTAACCGCCAAACTGTATCCTGAGAACACCTCCTACCGGGATATCGAGTGGGCTGTTGTGAATGATGCGGGGATCGAGTCCAACATTGCCAAAGTGGAAGCTGTTCAAGCAGAAACGGGCGACAACGGTGAGCATCAACATGCGGTGAAGGTATCAGCTATAGGTGACGGGGAGTTCCGACTTCGCGCAACCAGTACCAACGGTACGGATAAAACGAAACTCATCTCCCAGCTGGAGTTCAAGGCGGACGGTCTGGGTACAGCATACAAAGATCCATACGGCTTCATCACGGGCGGACTGTACGATTACACCAAAGGTGAGGTAGGTAACGGTAATGAGCGCGGGGTAGCGACAAGTCGTGACGGAGAGACGCATGTAGGCTTCCGTAATATTGACTTCGGACCATACGGCTCCGATACGATTACCATTCCGATCTTTACGTTGTCTACTGAGGAGTACTTCATTCAGATCTGGGAAGGTATGCCGGATGAAGAGGGAAGCACGATGATCGCAGATGTGGTGTATGACAAAGAGTCCATTTGGAATGTGTACCAGGAAGAGACGTACCAATTGTCCAAACGCCTTAGCGGGATCACGTCGATCTGTTTTGTGTTGAAGCAGAAGATTCATATTAAAGGGTTCTCCTTCGAACGTCAGAGTCGGGCCTTTGAACAGAATGCGGCTGCATCCTGTGATCATCTCTACGGAGATACGTTTAAAATTGAAGCTGATCGAGTAGAAGGTATCGGGAACAATGTGTCGCTGGAGTTTGAAAACATGGACTTTACGGCAGAAGGTACATCGAAGCTCGTGATTTATGGCCATTCACCGATTGATAAGAATACCATTCATATTCGTTTTGCAGGTGCGGACGGACAGAGCAACCAGTTGGTTGAGTTCACACAGTCGGGTGGATATGAGGAGCGGGTGTTTGAGCTTGAGCAGGTGACAGGTGAGCAAAAAGTAAGCTTTATCTTCCTGCCAGGCAGTCAGTTTGACTTCGGCTGGTTCCGATTCGAGAAATAATGAAGCTTCACTAATGGCGAGAGGGATGCAAGGGTCCTTTTCAACCTCAACGTGTTAATGGAGCAGCTACAGATGCGATGTATTAATTAATCATCTGTAGTTTATGAAGACACAAAAACCTGCGAAGCCGAGGCTTTGCAGGTTTTTGTGCGACCATATAAAGGTGAAAAATTATGGAATTAACTTTACAAAGCATTGGACAGCTCAATCAGGTTTCCGTCAGGATCACGTACATACACCGAACGAATGGGA belongs to Paenibacillus sp. FSL H8-0079 and includes:
- a CDS encoding IucA/IucC family protein yields the protein MENKLRSEAEQQAHEHSCKLLLNCYIRELALEKESDIPINPNTLTYAVAFQASGVTVKGQLAYYSAMGEHEYLSMQSGGETVHYRDLVRWITSELSGNGEQGASSDPHGILKSSMEMKRSLEVDLAHLKGENTNHVEAAYARDFAQKVDNSVGNLTLYIEQAAGLDIHDYRTSEQSLLYGHPFHPFPKNSKGFSEQDVQKYSPELRTSFQLCYIAVRKDVYVQEWVDDEAVMDLHNLLRSHVEPILKEKSGMYGLLPVHPWQYAYISRLSEVQHYIQDQKLILLGNAGPTVYPTSSVRTVYIPAWNCNIKLSLNMQITNMIRTNSAEQMRRTLDASKYVSQHDCFGAEPNTHIAYETGVATCAFDDEELTSLFTVAYRPIEFDPANTYVLSSLVEAPLPGMRSRLMTLLCGDRDIAERWLDRYLQCSLLPIVRAAGEKGIHFEAHLQNTLVTLKDGLPVDFIVRDLEGVSVDEELISEQERAVSDLLFYSREKAWARTSYYFIVNHLGSLIHAMARDVNVPEEHFWKQVREVLVDELERTGNAYVRHLLTTDAFLAKQNLVSCLRGISQTPAYVPVSNVMKRIGSEVRGSRGIQG
- a CDS encoding IucA/IucC family protein, encoding MGVVGYKAEAGGRTEAVYVGVQERIMRQTLEAMWFEGILDSHVSGSEWRTSGLTSSGDSVAYTCEAERKFSFGRVKVKKGSIQREGVSCTDLDLFLEEIVLNALKGANVTAFIQELLETMAKDSQCRAILPLNIPSEDRHYDALESHMTDGHLYHPSYKSRLGFSLKDNLAYGPEFNSEVALVWVAVKKELAQTAVSTGYTSEELVGQHLTAEDVERFQQILQQQGRTDTGENVKAYAASADQLGSSAEVGEITAVQDSLIGSSVGSKDSKVDGEIGSDADDRYVFIPVHPWQWEHQLESVFARQRMDGDIVYLGPSSSPYRAQQSIRSLSNRVNPEAPYIKLALSITNTSSTRILAQHTTQNAPLISDWLDELVREDELLQQAQFAILKEIMGLSFRYEQLPATQYGRAYGTLGAIWRENVSVHLKEGETAWPLNALMLVQPDGVPFIQNAVERHGVEKWSEALVRTVTLPIIHLLYAHGIALESHAQNIILVLEDDLPKRIIIKDLHDGVRYVPDQLLHPERAPKLNPEPETHRKFNRYSFIYAGDVSEVRDYTYDAFFFICMTDIALALEKFGLSEEAFWQLCADVIVDYQKQHPEYMERFVAFDLFAEDALIEEMTKRRLYGDGELYFRKASNPLKISKDALESQGTPELKGIVE
- a CDS encoding aldolase/citrate lyase family protein, which codes for MRINTLKEKIARKQPVYGLFVSIPHPVIIEMIGHAEYDFVIIDLEHAATSMESVEELVRAAELVGLTPLVRISKVERAEILKVLDCGAQGIVIPHVEQVEQVEEAVRHAYYHPVGMRSLNSGRPGVFGKYPLTGYIEEANEQVMVVPMIESAEGVRQSAQILSHPQVNFVLEGAADLSQSLGVPWQTEHPDVRRALDKLHAIAHQCEVPYATVTRGVDDMSLWAERGVHIYVLGDDRNTAFRAYAQKRNDYRNAGGQI
- a CDS encoding type III PLP-dependent enzyme → MKPSVWHAIDELQCGTEDPVCAYVYDLAGIQEQVRQMLDSMPGNTQLFYAIKANPDPRIIEALLPLVKGFEVASIGELLKVRAVSQAVPILFGGPGKKESELRLAIENGVSYIHVESLLELRRIIAIAKEREKEHVQVEGSKQKQEWNRKSEQGYMQAYGEERMQAQEVRILLRINLRSSTLPRTKIVMGGGPSPFGIDEEAVEEAIELICVEGAGLVRLSGFHFHSLSNNMDARLHAEMIELYLQKVEQWQQQYDLPVEVVNAGGGFGVTYDGSPGFDWPLFTSLLEQSEARERLASRGGQLYFESGRLLVADHGYYAAEVTDIKTSHDQYFAVLRGGTHHNRLPASWGHNHPFQIMETDRWKHSFDRPEVGNGRVHIVGELCTPKDRMHSDAEIALLRVGDIVVFEKSGAYCWTISHHDFLGHPHPAFHYLTEDNNHVNTDEAFQSASR
- a CDS encoding IucA/IucC family protein, translating into MSTLMKRSSLQAAERGIMADLMNSFLSEQLLPLEGYSFIDFAAAPAPFRRLYKGYDSEEHNQNVASRYRLHTQGVLCLVEAGVRQGTQWVQGSPIYEEKADGIWVLLDSPVEVGRAVLQKVLSDEAYTQPGVAEFLASLDIAVEQYALGWEQVQYLSANVPASAYEWFIKGERVAALRDRPFHPSSKAKVGFNAEDVTRYAAEFGKAISLRWVAIRLDAVQQGCEDGLSILDVLDDVQRGVVEAEFAQKGITLDEYLPMPVHPWQLQHMILPRFTGEIEEGSIVVLDLEVGDVQATSSLRSMAPSTESNLMLKLPVSVLSLGAARYLPVVKLLNGLAGERMLRQAVACDETLKDKVFMCEEQNWWGFMPESMGLFDDHPRHLAAQIRVYPAELLNEAYKVIPMAALGVNLEGNHLLKDILGDDLSSTNVLDFYASIATTFYDIVMRLFKVGVVPEIHGQNCCLVLRDNQVKGLLFRDHDSVRLHQPYLDKHGIADPAYHIRPGYSNSLYNETIQKLIFYVQSLGTQVNLAAIMEALSEVYHIPETKLWEITEQAWKEALQHVQLPQSDRAALAHAIFESEEWPVKLVVRPLLEADGVPGAMPSGKGVGWNPFYKG
- a CDS encoding glycoside hydrolase family 2 TIM barrel-domain containing protein, giving the protein MNQKRFFNDGWQFAKSKLDVTEPAGLVYEPVELPHDWLIYNTLELYEDSIGWYRKTFHYTKDERQLLLCFDGVYMDSSVYVNGQLVGEWKYGYSAFEHEITKALVEGDNEIMVKVVHQSPNSRWYSGAGIYRHVWLKTRDRNHIVTDGTYVSIKQQADGWQVELDTELNLEQNQQAELVHTILYEGQVVASSQANVTTLASENAVISADSQQIIVENPNLWSPDAPHLYELVTELRLTSDDQEQRTVESVSQRIGFRDIKLDANEGFHLNGVKMKLNGVCEHHDLGALGAAFNLTALRRRFVLLKEMGVNAIRTAHNMPAKEFMELADEMGMLVVSEAFDMWERAKTPYDYARFFPEWVHTDVKSWVKRDRNHASLIMWSIGNEIYDTHADERGQEVTRMLMDYVLEFDPKGNAGVTIGSNYMPWENAQKCADIVKLAGYNYAEKYYDKHHEEHPDWIIYGSETSSVVQSRGIYHFPFEQPILADDDEQCSALGNSTTSWGAKSAEYCILAERDTPYSLGQFLWTGFDYIGEPTPYHTKNSYFGQLDTATFPKDSYYIYQAAWTDYKKSPMVHLFPYWDFSPGQIIDVRVCSNAPKIELQLNGKTIGTYDIDHANGTQLSGWWKVPYEEGELKAIAYDENGKIIATDVQRSYTDAKRIRLQADREQLQANGTDLIFVEIDVEDEAGNPVHNANNRVQVQVSGAGRLLGLDNGDSTDYDPYKGLSRRLFSGKLMAIIGATNEAGTVRIEVSSEGLEGATAEFESQVVDGELDSEKQVQPVFVNNEERPVLTGNAQEIPLRKIEIISTAGQLLDPSNPELVVTAKLYPENTSYRDIEWAVVNDAGIESNIAKVEAVQAETGDNGEHQHAVKVSAIGDGEFRLRATSTNGTDKTKLISQLEFKADGLGTAYKDPYGFITGGLYDYTKGEVGNGNERGVATSRDGETHVGFRNIDFGPYGSDTITIPIFTLSTEEYFIQIWEGMPDEEGSTMIADVVYDKESIWNVYQEETYQLSKRLSGITSICFVLKQKIHIKGFSFERQSRAFEQNAAASCDHLYGDTFKIEADRVEGIGNNVSLEFENMDFTAEGTSKLVIYGHSPIDKNTIHIRFAGADGQSNQLVEFTQSGGYEERVFELEQVTGEQKVSFIFLPGSQFDFGWFRFEK